Proteins from a genomic interval of Megalopta genalis isolate 19385.01 unplaced genomic scaffold, iyMegGena1_principal scaffold0037, whole genome shotgun sequence:
- the Acf gene encoding ATP-dependent chromatin assembly factor large subunit isoform X5, translating into MPLLRKQPFQRLHVSSDFKDDDEVYHCEVTNEIFKDYNEFCERIILCNSLIWSCSITGRSNMTFEEALQCEENAKKSLKEFPMELRIPILYLASKTNRSSFNEVVEDVFQFSRDRFFVGEMVEASFTEDSWCESHVLQVIAPSEQQIKVYAKENRSPQEQYYHPPAKLFRYEVEQLDCGESDVSQLMIVEAGQVRRKKQQYSRERNKIFLRQLCEQNESGIWIVKDSVLQKYGISKVRFDTIFAGPPPDFTSRTKRPIKHKQETIEKFLTADISKQKSVEKPNPLKKVNQTGVDIKTFKKPKRTNGKVFKDELKAKALEEKTKALEEKAKALEEKAKRKEEIILENRERKKEEKLKLAALAAYVKQWNKPREDLECEDLSPIPQPVPVETILPNNRFGDCCMILEFLEFFNEELEVDSYFSGGITLDLLEKALLAKESSGPWSDLLQLLLSSIFKYQSDEEDEIQASDTVVNDNTVSECASTVTKGLATYQRCKLSELALDHTTLSEILRLHLLSSDERIGEAASKWRYSQRGGYTNQDDPALLMKTKEAHILKQLSYRSVHELSFDDKLKVAACLINQLLTFASLRDLIEEKHEKLHQAKKELRSFVLAEQKKEKEEKEKMREREKDKDMKNISKKVTRGVVEEEKRKEEYEKKLKELQQATKDDQMMLYLGSDRAYRRYWRLLSIPGIFVENDGTGVGTCLPEGTPYQPELQGGQSTYEYLRNKFEDEFSDKENSFKKAKKSPKKVTFSDKNGLKSPRKDVMSKKEIKQEFSDMRKNLMACTGDKECPVHWERPGPKWSFFGTQEDIEALVNGLSKRGIREGELRNNIMHEMASLTSIIEECPRHKLNPAVFSAPIKELSSVITTKKNKYENANLNYPPDVPVEEVFEFTLRDFILELEDKIKAGCLGSLKVNNRDTWRRAVGNRFNQGQCDKLVYGTNEVDGDSAFNVTLNNIKRETRGSRPSTPDSEGENVNVKPYNSRKSSGLTNETKPFPDNKQQALIKDLADAILQLYHAIDQKYLIKPLINEKDKKHLDDHKARWEQSLLASTSWSQLFVHFTTLENCISWNKSVLNAHCYICRRRGDADKMLLCDGCNKGHHLYCLKPKLTAVPDGDWYCKTCKRPTKSKSKLKKRKKFEDELEEEVILTKETRHNRAKRVLESEEEDHEADELEDERFGNISSQIHVCTTCRSGGKLINCDSCSNCYHLECIEPPIIRHPRGRWICSDCKDKRDRRTNTKHEYFLSEVYNESVS; encoded by the exons ATGCCGTTGCTTCGCAAACAGCCATTCCAACGACTTCACGTCTCCTCGGACTTCAAAGATGACGACGAAGTATACCACTGTGAGGTTACCAACGAAATCTTCAAGGACTACAA CGAGTTCTGTGAAAGAATTATCTTATGCAATTCGCTCATATGGTCGTGCAGCATTACCGGAAGGAGCAACATGACTTTCGAAGAGGCTTTGCAATGCGAAGAGAATGCAAAGAAAAGTCTAAAAGAATTTCCTATGGAG TTACGAATTCCTATATTGTACCTTGCCAGTAAAACGAATAGATCTTCTTTTAACGAGGTGGTAGAAGATGTGTTTCAGTTTTCAAGAGATCGTTTTTTTGTTGGAGAAATGGTAGAGGCAAGTTTCACAGAAGATTCTTGGTGTGAATCTCATGTTCTTCAAGTTATTGCACCTTCGGAACAGCAGATAAAAGTGTATGCGAAAGAAAATAG GAGTCCGCAAGAACAATATTATCATCCACCAGCAAAATTGTTTCGTTACGAAGTGGAACAGTTGGACTGCGGTGAATCCGATGTTAGCCAACTTATGATCGTTGAAGCAGGACAAGTAAGAAGAAAAAAGCAACAATATAGCAGAGAGCGTAACAAAATATTTCTACGTCAATTATGCGAGCAGAATGAGAGTGGTATTTGGATTGTTAAA GACAGCGTTTTACAAAAGTATGGAATTAGTAAAGTACGTTTTGATACGATATTTGCCGGTCCTCCACCTGATTTCACGTCGCGCACTAAAAGACCCATAAAACACAAACAAGAAACGATAGAAAAATTTCTTACCGCAGATATTTCAAAGCAAAAATCAGTAGAGAAGCCAAACCCTCTGAAGAAGGTAAATCAAACGGGAGTAGATATAAAAACGTTTAAAAAACCTAAGAG AACGAATGGGAAGGTATTCAAAGATGAGCTTAAAGCAAAAGCACTCGAAGAGAAAACAAAAGCACTCGAAGAGAAAGCAAAAGCACTCGAAGAGAAAGCAAAACGTAAAGAAGAAATAATATTGGAAAATAGAGAACGTAAGAAAGAGGAGAAACTGAAACTAGCTGCTTTGGCTGCATACGTGAAACAGTGGAATAAGCCGAGGGAAGATCTTGAATGCGAGGATCTCTCTCCGATTCCGCAACCTGTACCCGTTGAAACTATTTTGCCGAACAACAGGTTTGGCGACTGCTGTATGATCTTAGAATTTCTAGAATTTTTCAATGAAGAATTGGAAGTCGATTCATACTTTTCTGGTGGTATTACTTTGGACCTGCTGGAAAAGGCATTGTTAGCAAAGGAATCATCTGGGCCTTGGAGCGACCTTTTGCAGTTGCTATTGTCAAGTATCTTCAAGTATCAATCGGACGAGGAAGATGAGATTCAGGCATCCGATACAGTTGTAAATGATAATACTGTCAGTGAGTGTGCTTCAACCGTGACAAAAGGATTGGCAACATATCAGCGGTGTAAACTGTCTGAGTTGGCGTTAGATCACACAACTTTAAGCGAGATCTTAAGGCTGCACTTATTAAGTTCTGACGAGCGAATAGGCGAGGCTGCTTCTAAATGGAGATATTCTCAAAGAG GTGGATACACGAATCAGGATGATCCCGCACTCTTGATGAAAACGAAAGAAGCACACATTTTGAAACAGTTGAGCTACCGCAGCGTCCACGAGCTTAGCTTCGACGACAAATTGAAAGTAGCTGCGTGCCTCATCAACCAATTGCTTACTTTTGCTTCGTTACGAGATTTGATCGAAGAGAAACACGAGAAACTCCATCAAGCGAAAAAAGAACTAAGATCTTTCGTGTTGGCCgagcaaaagaaagaaaaagaagagaaagaaaaaatgcGGGAACGAGAGAAGGATAAAGATATGAAAAACATATCGAAAAAAGTAACACGTGGTGTTGTCGAGGAGGAAAAAAGGAAGGAAGAATATGAGAAGAAGTTGAAAGAATTACAGCAAGCAACTAAAGACGATCAAATGATGCTTTACTTGGGCTCTGATAGAGCTTATCGTAGATATTGGAGACTGTTGTCAATAccag GAATATTTGTTGAGAACGATGGGACTGGCGTAGGCACTTGTCTGCCCGAGGGTACGCCTTATCAACCTGAACTGCAAGGTGGACAATCTACGTACGAATATTTAAGAAACAAATTCGAAGACGAGTTCAGCGACAAAGAAAATAGTTTTAAAAAGGCGAAGAAATCTCCCAAGAAAGTAACGTTCTCTGATAAAAATGGATTGAAATCTCCAAGGAAAGATGTAATGTCTAAGAAGGAAATTAAGCAAGAATTTTCTGACATGAGGAAGAATTTGATGGCTTGCACGGGAGACAAAGAGTGTCCAGTCCACTGGGAGAGACCAGGACCAAAGTGGAGTTTCTTTGGAACGCAAGAGGATATAGAGGCTCTGGTGAATGGTTTGAGTAAACGAGGCATTAGAGAGGGCGAACTCAGAAATAATATTATGCATGAAATGGCAAGCTTGACATCTATCATCGAAGAATGTCCGAGGCATAAACTCAATCCTGCAGTG TTTTCAGCACCGATCAAGGAACTTTCTTCTGTCATAACcacgaagaaaaataaatatgagAACGCTAATTTAAATTATCCTCCCGACGTGCCTGTCGAGGAAGTTTTTGAATTTACCTTGAGAGATTTTATTTTAGAGCTCGAAGACAAAATAAAAGCAGGCTGTTTGGGAAGTTTAAAAGTAAATAATCGCGATACCTGGAGGCGTGCAGTTGGTAATAGATTTAATCAAGGACAATGTGATAAATTAGTGTATGGTACAAACGAAGTAGACGGAGATAGTGCTTTCAACGTAACATTGAATAACATAAAAAGAGAAACTAGAGGTAGTAGGCCGAGTACCCCAGACTCCGAAGGCGAAAATGTTAACGTAAAGCCTTACAATTCAAGAAAATCTTCGGGTTTAACAAATGAAACGAAACCTTTTCCcgacaacaagcaacaagcgcTCATCAAAGATTTGGCTGATGCTATTTTGCAATTATATCATGCCATTGATCAGAAGTACTTAATCAAACCGTTAATTAATGAAAAAGATAAAAAGCATCTTGATGATCACAAAGCAAGATGGGAACAGTCTCTTTTGGCATCCACAAGCTGGTCCCAGTTGTTTGTGCATTTTACTACTTTAGAGAACTGTATTTCGTGGAACAAGAGCGTTTTGAATGCCCATTGTTACATATGCAGACGACGCGGGGACGCCGACAAAATGTTACTCTGCGATGGATGTAACAAAGGCCACCATTTGTATTGTTTAAAACCGAAACTCACG GCTGTGCCAGATGGAGATTGGTACTGTAAAACTTGTAAACGACCGACCAAATCGAAGTCGAAGCTtaagaaacgaaagaaatttgaagatgaattagAAGAGGAAGTTATATTGACCAAAGAGACTCGGCATAATCGCGCGAAGCGTGTTCTCGAGAGCGAGGAAGAGGATCACGAAGCTGACGAATTAGAAGATGAGAGATTTGGAAATAT AAGTAGTCAAATACATGTATGCACTACGTGTAGAAGCGGTGGCAAATTAATCAACTGCGATTCGTGTTCAAACTGTTATCATTTAGAATGTATAGAACCTCCCATAATAAGACATCCTCGTGGAAGATGGATTTGTTCGGATTGCAAAGATAAAAGAGATAGGAGGACTAACACGAAACACG AATACTTTTTGTCAGAGGTGTATAATGAATCAGTTTCTTAA